CGGCGTGTACGGCGGCCTGCGCGGCGGGCGCTGGCCGGACGAGCGGAGCAGCCGCGAGACTCGCGGCCAGCAAGGCGGTCAGCAACCGCCAGTTCGGAATTCGCATGGGCCTCTCCTGGTGGGCGGGACAGGGAAGAGCCGCCGCACGGAGTCCAGAATTTACGCTGACTTGGTCATTTCTTGCGCGGCGATTGGCTCATTGTTACGGCACCATCAACCGTGCGTCAACGGCTCGTGACAGCGAAGGGCCGGCTCGCAGTGAATGCGAGCCGGCCCTTGGATGTACTGCGTCAGTGCTTGGTAGCACCCTCCGCGCCCGCGCCGGTGAGCGCGCGGACCGAGAGTTCGCTGTACCGGTCCTCGCTCGACTTGTCCCGGCCGAGGTACGTGCCGACTACGCCGAACAGGAAGCCCAGCGGGATCGACACGATGCCCGGGTTCGACAGCGGGAACCAGTGGAAGTCCGAACCGGTGATCATCGACTTGTCGCCGTTGCCGGACACGACCGGCGAGAACACCACCAGTACGACGGCCGAGATCAGGCCGCCGTAGATGCTCCAGACCGCGCCCGAGGTGTTGAACCGCTTCCAGAACAGGTTGAACAGCAGCGCCGGCAGGTTCGCCGAGGCCGCGACCGCGAACGCCAGCGCGACCAGGAACGCGATGTTCAGCTTCTGTGCCGGGATCGCCAGCCCGATCGCCACCGCGCCGATCCCGATCGCCGCGAACCGCGCCACCCGCAGCTCCTGCTTCTCGGTCGGCTTCTGCTTCGAGATGACGTTGGCATACAGGTCGTGCGCGAACGACGACGCCGAAGTCAGCGTCAGCCCGGCCACCACCGCGAGGATGGTGGCGAAGGCGACCGCCGCGATCAGCGCGAGCAGAATCGCCCCACCGGTCGAGTCGGCCCCGCCGCCGACGGCTTCGGCCAGCAATGGCGACGCCACGTTGCCCTTCGACGTCTCGACTGCGGAACCCTTGGCCGTATCCAGCAGTGCCGCGGCGCCGAATCCGAGGGCCAGCGTCATCAGGTAGAACACGCCGATCAGGCCGATCGCCCACTGCACCGACCGCCGCGCGGACCGCGAGTCCGGCACCGTGTAGAAGCGGATCAGGATGTGCGGCAGGCCCGCCGTACCGAGGACCAGCGCGAGGCCGAGCGACAGGAAGTCGATCTGGCCAGTGAGGTCCTTGCCGTAGAGCAGTCCGGGCTGGAGGAACGATTCGCCCTTCCCGGACTTCGAGGCGGCCGAGCCGAGCAGGTCGGAGATGTTGAAGTTGAACTTCAGCAGCACCAGGAACGTGATCACCACCGTGCCCGCCATCAGCAGCACGGCCTTGACGATCTGCACCCAGGTGGTGCCCCTCATGCCTCCGATCGTCACGTAGACGATCATCAGCGCGCCGACGAGCACGATCACGGCGGCCTTCAGGCCCTCGCTCTTCACGCCGAGCAACAGCCCGACCAGCGAACCGGCGCCGACCATCTGGGCCAGCAGGTAGAAGATCGAGACCACGATCGTCGAGGTCGCGGCTGCCGTCCGGACCGGCTTCTGCTTCATCCGGAACGCGAGCTGGTCGGCCATCGTGAAGCGGCCCGAGTTCCGCAGGAGCTCGGCGACCAGCAGCAGTGCGACCAGCCAGGCCACCAGGAAGCCGATCGAGTACAGGAAGCCGTCGTATCCGTAGAGGGCGATCTGGCCGGAGATACCGAGGAACGACGCCGCGGACATGTAGTCGCCGGCCACCGCCAGGCCGTTCTGCGCGCCGCTGAAGGAGCGGCCGCCTGCGTAGTAGTCGGCAGCGGTCTTGTTCTGCCGGGACGCCCACCAGGTGATGTACAGCGTCACGGCAACGACGGCGGTGAACAGCGAGATCGTGAGCGTCCGGTTGCCGGGTTCAGCGGCCAAAGGAAGGCTCAGCGGGACGAGAAGGACGGTCACCGGCGGCGCTCCCTCTTGTACTTGGCGTTCAGGCCGTGGGCCAGCGGATCGAGCTTGCGGTTGGCGAACCGGCCGTAGACAGCCGCGATCACGAACGTCGACACGAACTGCAACAGGCCGAAGATCAGCGCGACGTTGATGTGGCTGCCACCGATCCGGTGGTCCATGAAGTCGCGGGCCCAGTTGTTGCAGGCGACATACGCCAGGTACCACGCCATGAAGGCGATCGTCCACGGTACGACGAAGTTCTTGTACCGCCGCTTCAGCTCTTTGAAGTCGGCCGCGTCGTGCACCGCCTCATAGGCGCGGGCGTCCCGCTCGCGCACCACTTCCTCGTCCATGCGTTCCCCTTCGGTGGACTAGAACAGGTGCACGTTAGCCCCAAGTCGCCTGTTTGTGACCTTCCGCAACCAAAATGTTTCTACAGATGCGGTGCCACCGGGCCGTCGACCGTACGGCGATAGTTCGCGAACTCGCTGGGGTGGGCTCGGAAGCAGTCGGTGAAATACGGCATCCGCAACGCCTCCGGGGGCCGGGCGGTGTGCTCGTAGATCAGGTCGATCTGGTCCAGGACCTGGTCGCGCCGGGTGTCCTTGAGCACGGCGACCCGCGAGTGCGACTGGGCCAACTGCCGCAGGCCTTGGCGGTTCAGGTCGTGCCAGTGCCGGAACCGGGCGCTCTCGAGCAGCGTGAACAGGTTCGACTGGTCGATGATCGGCACCGGGTCGAACCGGTCGGTGCCTCCGACGCCGTCACCCTGCATCACCTGCCAGATCCGGCGGACCCACGGGACCACGGTGTCGGGGTTGTTCCAGAGCAGGCCGAGGACGCCGTTCGGGCGCAGTACCCGGGCGATCTCCGGCAGGGCGCGGGCGTGGTCGAACCAGTGGAAGGCCTGTCCGACGATCACCGCGTCCACCGAGGCGTGAGCGAGCGGGATCGACTCCGCCGCCCCGACCATCGTGTCGATCCCGGGCCGCCGGCGGCAGACCTCGAGCATCTCCTGCGACGGGTCGACGGCGATCACGTCGTGACCGAGTTCGGCGGCGACCGCGGCGAGCTTGCCGGTGCCGGCGCCCAGGTCGAGCACCTGCAGACCGCGGCCGGCGCCCAGGATCCAGATCAGCGCATCGACCGGGAACGTCGGCCGGCCCAGGTCGTACGCCGCCGCGACGGCGCCGAACGACGTGGCCCGCGCGGCGTGCGCGCCGTTGCCTGCGCCGTTCGCCGCGCCGTTTTCCGGGGCAGCGGCGGAGTCCCCGGCCGGATCATTGGTGGTCATCACGGTAAATCATGCCGTAGCGGAGCGCGGGGAGCCTGCTACTCGCCGAGTTTCTTCTGTTCGATGTGCGCGTTCAGCGCGGCCAGCTCCGGGTGCCCGTCCAGAATCGCGACCAGTTCGGCACAGCCGAGCTCCGTCCCGCCGAAGTCTTCGATCAGGGCATCGAGCAACTTCCAGTCGTCCGCCGTGTCCAGCGTGAGCCGGTACTGCGCTCCACCGCCGGACCAGGGCAGGTTCAGCAGCCGTATCTCGCCGGACCGGTTCTGGTGCAGGTACGGCGTGACGTGCTCGCGGTCCGCCTTGAGCGTGGCGTTCGCCTCCGCGTCGTACAACCGGGCCGTGGAGAAGATCTCGAAGTCCATGCCCCGCGGGTAGGTGCGCTCGAGACAGTTCGAGATGTAGAGGTCCAGGTCGTTCTCGGCGCGCCACCGATCGACGCCCGCGGCAACGATCTCCGGATCGATCAGCGGGCAGTCGGAGGTGACCCTGACGATGGCGTCCAGGCCGTTTTCGCGGGCGGCGCCGGCGAACCGGCTGAGTACATCGTCCTCGCTGCCGCGGAAGACCGGGATGCCGTCCTCCTCGCAGACCTGGACGACCAGGTCGTCGTGGACGTTCGTGGTGGTCGCGACGATCACCGGCAGGCCGGTGCGGCTCAGCCGGTCGAGGTGGTGCTCGAGATAGGAGCGCCCGGCAACGGCCAGCAGCACCTTGGCCGGTAGCCGGGTGCTGGTCACGCGAACCTGCGTGATGATGCCGATCTTCAGCTCTGGTGTCACGGGGTCCATCGGAACATCTCCCGGATTTCTGCGGGTCCGGCGACGTGGTCGACGCCCAGTTCGGTATCGGTGAACTCACGGGCGGCCGCCGGCGGGACGTACGGCTGGTCCATCTCCGGCCACAGCCGCTTGATCCGCGCCTGTCCGCCGAACGACGGGTGCTCGTTCTCGAGCACCATGGGATCACCGTAGACCCCAGCGCCCAGTCCGAGCGAGGCGCCGTACAGAACGGCGGAGCTGAGCCGGTTGGACGCGACCCGTTCGTGCTTGCGGAGTTCGCGCAGTTGCTTGACCAGGAACTTGGCGTCGGTCTTGCGCCAGTGCAGGCCGCGGTAGCCGTGCGTGATGACCCGGAATCCGGCGTCCTTGTAGACGTTCCGGATCGCGGGCTTGTCGAACTCGTTCCAGTACAGGCAGACGGTCACCGGTCCGGTCTCGTGCTCGTTGATCGAGGCAACGATCCGGCCGTGGTCGCCGAGCACGTGCTGGCCTTCCCAACCGTGGAACGGGTAGAAGATGGTGCCCTTGGCCCGTTTCGACGGCGTGGCCAACTCGGGATGGGTCTTCAGCAGGTACAGCCAGACCGAGCCGATCACCGAGTAGTTGCGCAGCCCGAGTGCGTGGCCGCGGCGGCGGACGCTGTCCGACCAGACGAACTTCGGCATCCCGGGCGCGAAGTTCGTGCCGTGCGCGAAGCCGTCGAGGATGTTCCAGCCGTGCTGCAGGTAGCCCCAGATCCGCGGCGGTTTCGGGAGTCCGGCGTACGTCGCCATGATGTTGGCGTGCCCGTAGAAGTGGTTGGCGTGGTGCATCAGCGGCGTACCTTCCGCAGCACCCGCTTGAGGCGGCGGCGGATCACCCGGGCCGGGTTCAGCACCGCGTGGCCGACGCGATAGGGGAGCGAGCGGCGGATGCCACTGACCGTGCCCTCGAAGAGGATCGCGCGGGCGCTCGCGTGGGCGAGCTCGTCGGCGAGCCGGGCGACGGTGGTCAACTGCTCGGCGCTGCCGCGCGGGCGGACCACCTCGTCCGGGGTGAACTCCTGCTCCGGCACGGTGATCCCGGCCATCGCCGCGAGCCGCGCGGTCAGCGCGTGCGGGTCGGCCGCCGCGGGCCATGGTTGCCGCGAGCCACTTTCCAGCGCCCGCCTGGCGAAGCGGGCCAGGTGCTCCACGACATCCAGCTCCTGCGCCTCCCCGAACAGCCGGTACGACGTCCCGTCCAGGATCACGTTGTCCGGGGAACCCGCACCGCCCGCGCCCAACCAAGCCACATACGCCGGAATCACCCGCCGAAGCTCCGCTTGATCATCACTCCGCAACGCTGCGAGAAGGTGCTCCTCCAGTAGTACGCCGTCTCCGTCCGGTACGACGCCTGCCGGCAACACCGCCGGCGCTTCCACGCCGATCACGAAGTACCAGGCAGGCGCCAACTCGAAGGCAACGCCCGCCGCAGCCGCATCCAGCACCAGGCGGTACGGGTCGGTCAACACCGGACCCTCGTTGCGCGAGGCAACAGCTCGTGCCGCGACGACGGCCGCGAACCCCTCGACCGAGGTGACCGCGACATCCGCCTGCACCAGCGACGGGAAGACAGCAGAGGTCTGCAGGTCGGAGGTGCCGAGTGCAGAGAGGAGAGGCTTGAGGCCTGCCGGAGCGCGGTCCGCGATGTCCCGGGCCCAGTCCTCGTCGCGCGGGAGTGCTGCGGTGATGTCCGGCTGAATCAGTCGCTCGAATCCGAAGGAGTTCGTGGCGCCGAGGAGCAGCCGCCCGCCCGGCCGGAGCCGTGCCCGTAGCCGATCCAGCGCCTGTGCCCACGGGAAATTCGCCGTGTCGGGTCCGCCCAATCGCTCCAACCCGTCCAGCGCGACGATGACGTCGTACGTCTCGTTCACTACCCAACGATCGAGCGAGCCGCAGAAGACCTGTCCTTTGGCGTCGTCCAGCAACTCGGCGAGTTCCTCGGCGTCGGGCGCCGAGCGAAGCAAGAGGTCGACCGACGTGGCCTGCGCGACGGCAGCCGTGATCAGATCGGCGGCGTGCGGGCCGGCGATCAGAACGCTGTCGTCAGGCTGAAGGGTGGCGGCCAGGAGCGCTGTGGCTGCGGATCCGGCAACCGCGGGACGGGCGTCGCCCGGGTGCAGATCCGACCAGTTGAGCATCTCGCCGCCGATCAGATTCGACCGGGTCACATCGATCACGTTAACCAACCAGGGTCAAAAGGGTCTCGATCACCCGGTCGACCTCACTGTCGGTGAGGTCCGGGAAGAGGGGGAGGGAGAGTTCTTCGGCGTAGAAACGCTCCGCATTCGGGCACAGGCCGCGGGTGTAGCCCTGGTGGGCGAAGACCGGGTGCCAGTACACCGGGATGTAGTTCACCTGTACGCCGATCCCCGCGGCGCGCATCGCCTCGAAGATCTCGCGTCGTCGGCCGTCGAGGACGCGAATCGGGTACAGGTGCCACATCGGGTCGACGCCGGCGCGCTGCACCGGCGTACGGAGTCCGTCGGCGTCGGCGAACGCCGCGTTGTAGCGGGCGGTGATCTCGGCCCGGCGGCGCTTGAACTCCGCGAGGCGGCGCAGCTGGGACAGCCCGAGAGCGGCGCCCAGGTCGGTCAGGCGGTAGTTCACGCCGTACTCGTGGACCTCCTGGTGCCACGGTCCTTCGTCGGTGAGCTCGAAGCGTGATGGGTCGCGGACCAGACCGATGAAGTGGAACTCGTGGGCCCGTTGCGCGATCGCGGGGTCCTTGCAGACGACCGCGCCGCCCTCGCCGGTGGTCAGGTTCTTGGTCGGGAAGAAGGACATCGTGGTGACGTCGGCCAGGTCGCCTACCGGGCGGCCGTCCGCTGAGCCGCCGACCGAGTGCGCCGCGTCGGCCAATGTCCGTGCGCCGACCCGATTCGCCAACGCTTGCAGTGCGGGGTAGTCGGCGGATTGGCCGGCGTAGTCGACTGCGCTGATGACCCTGGACTGATCCGACAAAGAAGCTTCAACGGCTGCCGGGTCGATCAGGCCGGTGTCGTAGTCCACGTCCGCGAACACCACGCGAGCACCTAACATGGCGGCGCAGGAGGCGGTCGCTACGAAGGTCATGGGGGTGGTGACGACCTCGTCGCCGGGGCCGACGCCGAGCGCGGCGTACGCGATGTGCAGTGCCGCGGTGCCCGACGTGCAGCTCACTGCCCGGTGTCCGCCGGAGAGCTCGGAGATCGCGTTCTCGAAGGCGGTGACCGCGGGTCCGGTGGTCAGCCAGTCGCCCCGCAGTACGTCGGTGACCGCCGCGATGTCCTCATCCGAGATCGACTGGCGCCCGTACGGAAGCACGTCAGGTGTCGCTCTCGAGGATCTTGCGGATCTCCTCGATCGAGTACCACTGGTCGTTGGTGTCCGACGCGTAGTGGAATCCGTCGGACACCGCCGTACCGCCGGTCGGCGGCTGGTAGCCCCAGGTGGCGAGATCGGGCTGCAGCACGAACCGGTCGCCGAGGGACAGCGCGCGGCGGCCTTCCTCCGGGCTGATCATCTCCTCGTGCAGCTTCTCGCCGGGGCGCAGACCGACGTCGTGCATGGTCGCGCCGGGCGCGATCGCCTCGGCCAGATCGGTCACCTTCATCGACGGGATCCGCGGCACGTACAGCTCGCCGCCGGTCATCAGGTCGAACGAGTCGACCACGAACTCGACCGCCTGCGGCAGCGTGATCAGGAACCGGGTGCAGCGCAGGTCGGTGATCGGCAGCGACTGGCCGGCCGCGTGCAGCGCGCGGAACTTCGGGATGATCGAGCCCCGGCTGCCCATCACGTTGCCGTACCGGACGACGCTGAAGCGGGTGTCGTACGCCGCCGCGTAGTGGTTCCCGTTGATGAACAGCTTGTCCGCGGTCAGCTTGGTCGCGCCGTACAGGTTGATCGGGCTGGACGCCTTGTCGGTGGACAGCGCCACGACCCGCTTCACGCCGGAGTCGATGGACGCCTCGATGACGTTCTGCGAGCCGATCACGTTGGTCTGGACGAACTCCCACGGGTTGTACTCACCGCTGTCCACCTGCTTCAGAGCGGCGGCGTGGACGACGTAGTCGACGCGGTGCATCGCCCGCAGCAACCGGGCACGGTCGCGGACGTCGCCGAGGAAGAACCGCAGCCGCGGATCGTCGCCGAACGACTGGCGGACCTCCCACTGCTTCAGTTCGTCGCGGCTAAAGACGATGATCCGTCGCGGGTTCAGGTGGTTCAGCGCGTGCCGTACGAACGTCCGGCCGAACGACCCGGTACCGCCGGTGACCAGGATGTCGGAGCCGGTAAGGATTGACACGCGAGCGGGACCCTTCTGACGGACAGTTCCGAGCTGCACACACGCAGTGCGGACTTCGAAACAATAGCTGCCCAGTGAACGCCCACCTCAATCCACCGTCTCAGCGCAACGTGATCAAACGTACGCTGGGGCCCGTGAAACGGGTCGGTGTGCGATGCGACGTGGGGCCGTCCCGGGGCGTCGGGCATGTGATGCGCTGCTTGGCGCTGGCCGAGGAGGTACGTCGCCGCGACGTCGAGCTGGTCTTCGTCTGCGACGCGCACACCGTGCCGTGGGCCGCGGAGCAGATCGCGGCCCGCGGGATCGCCGTACAGCCCGCCGTCTGGAGCCCGGCCGAGCACGTCGAGCTCGTCGACCGGCTGGGGCTCCATGCGCTGGTGTTCGACTCTTACGACCTGGACGCGTCCGTCTACTCAGCCGTGCGGGCGGCTGGCCTGCCCACGCTGGCGATCGTCGACGGTGACTTCCGCGGCGCCGAGGCGGACGTGCTGGTGGACCAGAACCTCGCGGCCGAGCTCGACCACCCGCGGCTGCCGCGGGACTCGATCCGGCTCGCCGGTCTGCCGTACGTGATGATCCGCGACGAGATCCTCGACCACCGTCCCGCCGCGCCGCCCGTCGACCCGCAAAGCGCCGTACCGACGGTCTTCGCGTTCTTCGGCGGCACGGATGCCTTCGGCGCCGGTCCGTACGTCGCCCGCGCGCTGGCGGCGACCGGTCTGCCGTTCGAGGCCACCGTGGTCGCGCCCGGGCCGGACCTCGCCGCGAAGATCGCCGCCGTCGAACTGCAACCGCACCAGCACCTCGACGTCATCGGACCGACGGATCAGCTCGCGGCCCGCGTGCGCGACGCCGATCTGACCATCAGTGCATCCGGTACGTCGACCTGGGAGCTGCTGTGCCTCGGGGCGACCGCGGGACTCGTGTGCGTGGTCGACAACCAGGAGATGGGCTATGAGCGCGCTATCGACACCGGCGCGGCGGCCGGGCTCGGTCTGCTGAGCGCACTGCAGGCGGACCCGGCGTCGGCGGTCCCGATCCTCAAGCGATTGCTCACCGACTCGGCCGAGCGTGGGCGGCTGGCGAGCGCCGGGTGGGAACTCGTCGACGGCCGCGGGCGTGAGCGAGTCGCCGACGCCCTGCTGCAGCTCATCTGAGTTCGTAGATCGTCGCGTCGAGCGTGGCGTGCCGCAGGCGGACGTAGTTGCGGAGCGCCGGTGACACGTACCCGGCCCGATTGTCGGCGTACAGCCAGCGCACTCCGGCCTGCCGCAGGCGCTCGATCGTCGCCGGTGTTGGCGCCTTGAACGCGATGTCGTTGGCGGCGAGTTCCTCGCTGTTCCAGTACGGGATGAGGCTCGGGTTGCTGTTGGTGGTGAGGGCGATCCGGTTCGCCTGGTTCGAGTACGACCAGCCCTCGATCAGGACCGGACGCTCGGACAGTGCGGCGAGCCAGAAGTGCCGGCTGTCGCAGAGGCCGTCGCGTTCGATGATGCAGTGTGCGTTCGTCGCGATCAGGTCGCCCGGCGCGCTGTTCCGCCGGAGCCACTGTGCCGCGCCGGCCTCGGCCGCCGTCGCGCCGCCGCGGAACGGGCGGGCGAAGACCAGGTTCGACGCCTTGTCCGACACGAAGCCCTGCAACGGCACCAGGGTCGCGCCGATCATGCACGCCGCCACCGCGCCGCCGAGTAAGGCGACGAAGAAGTTGCCTGGTCGCCGCGCCAGCTTCCAGACGACGGCCACCAGCAGCGCGACAGCCGCCACACCCGCGGCTGTCCAGACCCACGGCCCCTTGACGCCGCGGAGGTCGGCAGACTGCGAACGCGCAACGGCGAGTGCCGCCAGCCCGAGCAGCCCGGCCGCGCCGACGAGCACCACCGCCCGCCGGTCTCCGAGCCGCCCGACCAGATTGGCCAGCCCGACAGCCGCGAGTACGGCGATCACCGGGAAGGCCGTCCGCAGGAAGTACAGCTGACTGACTCCCGACTGGGTCGTCAGCAACGTCCCCAGCAAACCCGCGACAGCGACCCCGGCGAGGAACACCGCACCGGAGTCCCGCCACCTCCGGCCGAGGAAGAACAACCCCGACGCGGCCAGCGCCCAGCTGAGCAGAGTCGTTGCCCCCGACAACAGTTGTGCATGCGGGTTCGACGCCAGCATCGGGTACGGCGCCAATTGGACGAACGTCTCGAACGGCTTGATCTCCGTTCCCCACGTACTCCCGCCGAAGATCGCGATCAACGCGGCCACGAACACCGTCAGCGACACCAACCCGCCGAGGAACGCGGGGTGCGTACTCCGCCGCGCCAGCCCCAACTGCAGGAACGCGAACGCGAACCCGACACCCACCAACGGCAGGATCGTCGACTTGGCCCCGGCCGCGATCAGCGCGAGCAGGACCAGCAACACCCAGCGCCCCCGCGGCCTGCCATCGGCCCGGAGCAGGTCCACCGCCACGACGCAAAGCGCCAGCGCGATCAGGACCCCGAGGTTCTGCGTCGGACTCAGGTACGCCGCGACCGCGGTCGAGATCCCGCCTAACCCGACGCCGGCCAGTGGCTGCACAGCCCCACCAAGACCAGCGACGAAGACTGCCAGCGGCCCGGCCCACGTGGCACCGGACTCGGCGGTCGGGACCAGCCGGCTGGTGAGTGCGAACACCAGCCCGCACCCGGCGAGGAACAGCGGCAACCAGCTCAGCGAATGGATCAGATCGGTCAGGTCGATCCGCGTCCCCCACTGCGTCGCGGCCGTCGCCTGGTGGAAGAACGTGTGGTACTTCATCGGCTCGCCA
This Kribbella sp. NBC_00482 DNA region includes the following protein-coding sequences:
- the pseC gene encoding UDP-4-amino-4,6-dideoxy-N-acetyl-beta-L-altrosamine transaminase, with protein sequence MLPYGRQSISDEDIAAVTDVLRGDWLTTGPAVTAFENAISELSGGHRAVSCTSGTAALHIAYAALGVGPGDEVVTTPMTFVATASCAAMLGARVVFADVDYDTGLIDPAAVEASLSDQSRVISAVDYAGQSADYPALQALANRVGARTLADAAHSVGGSADGRPVGDLADVTTMSFFPTKNLTTGEGGAVVCKDPAIAQRAHEFHFIGLVRDPSRFELTDEGPWHQEVHEYGVNYRLTDLGAALGLSQLRRLAEFKRRRAEITARYNAAFADADGLRTPVQRAGVDPMWHLYPIRVLDGRRREIFEAMRAAGIGVQVNYIPVYWHPVFAHQGYTRGLCPNAERFYAEELSLPLFPDLTDSEVDRVIETLLTLVG
- the pseB gene encoding UDP-N-acetylglucosamine 4,6-dehydratase (inverting) → MSILTGSDILVTGGTGSFGRTFVRHALNHLNPRRIIVFSRDELKQWEVRQSFGDDPRLRFFLGDVRDRARLLRAMHRVDYVVHAAALKQVDSGEYNPWEFVQTNVIGSQNVIEASIDSGVKRVVALSTDKASSPINLYGATKLTADKLFINGNHYAAAYDTRFSVVRYGNVMGSRGSIIPKFRALHAAGQSLPITDLRCTRFLITLPQAVEFVVDSFDLMTGGELYVPRIPSMKVTDLAEAIAPGATMHDVGLRPGEKLHEEMISPEEGRRALSLGDRFVLQPDLATWGYQPPTGGTAVSDGFHYASDTNDQWYSIEEIRKILESDT
- a CDS encoding class I SAM-dependent methyltransferase, which gives rise to MTTNDPAGDSAAAPENGAANGAGNGAHAARATSFGAVAAAYDLGRPTFPVDALIWILGAGRGLQVLDLGAGTGKLAAVAAELGHDVIAVDPSQEMLEVCRRRPGIDTMVGAAESIPLAHASVDAVIVGQAFHWFDHARALPEIARVLRPNGVLGLLWNNPDTVVPWVRRIWQVMQGDGVGGTDRFDPVPIIDQSNLFTLLESARFRHWHDLNRQGLRQLAQSHSRVAVLKDTRRDQVLDQIDLIYEHTARPPEALRMPYFTDCFRAHPSEFANYRRTVDGPVAPHL
- a CDS encoding solute symporter family protein, yielding MTVLLVPLSLPLAAEPGNRTLTISLFTAVVAVTLYITWWASRQNKTAADYYAGGRSFSGAQNGLAVAGDYMSAASFLGISGQIALYGYDGFLYSIGFLVAWLVALLLVAELLRNSGRFTMADQLAFRMKQKPVRTAAATSTIVVSIFYLLAQMVGAGSLVGLLLGVKSEGLKAAVIVLVGALMIVYVTIGGMRGTTWVQIVKAVLLMAGTVVITFLVLLKFNFNISDLLGSAASKSGKGESFLQPGLLYGKDLTGQIDFLSLGLALVLGTAGLPHILIRFYTVPDSRSARRSVQWAIGLIGVFYLMTLALGFGAAALLDTAKGSAVETSKGNVASPLLAEAVGGGADSTGGAILLALIAAVAFATILAVVAGLTLTSASSFAHDLYANVISKQKPTEKQELRVARFAAIGIGAVAIGLAIPAQKLNIAFLVALAFAVAASANLPALLFNLFWKRFNTSGAVWSIYGGLISAVVLVVFSPVVSGNGDKSMITGSDFHWFPLSNPGIVSIPLGFLFGVVGTYLGRDKSSEDRYSELSVRALTGAGAEGATKH
- a CDS encoding DUF485 domain-containing protein yields the protein MDEEVVRERDARAYEAVHDAADFKELKRRYKNFVVPWTIAFMAWYLAYVACNNWARDFMDHRIGGSHINVALIFGLLQFVSTFVIAAVYGRFANRKLDPLAHGLNAKYKRERRR
- a CDS encoding glycosyltransferase family protein; translation: MDPVTPELKIGIITQVRVTSTRLPAKVLLAVAGRSYLEHHLDRLSRTGLPVIVATTTNVHDDLVVQVCEEDGIPVFRGSEDDVLSRFAGAARENGLDAIVRVTSDCPLIDPEIVAAGVDRWRAENDLDLYISNCLERTYPRGMDFEIFSTARLYDAEANATLKADREHVTPYLHQNRSGEIRLLNLPWSGGGAQYRLTLDTADDWKLLDALIEDFGGTELGCAELVAILDGHPELAALNAHIEQKKLGE
- a CDS encoding PseG/SpsG family protein, encoding MKRVGVRCDVGPSRGVGHVMRCLALAEEVRRRDVELVFVCDAHTVPWAAEQIAARGIAVQPAVWSPAEHVELVDRLGLHALVFDSYDLDASVYSAVRAAGLPTLAIVDGDFRGAEADVLVDQNLAAELDHPRLPRDSIRLAGLPYVMIRDEILDHRPAAPPVDPQSAVPTVFAFFGGTDAFGAGPYVARALAATGLPFEATVVAPGPDLAAKIAAVELQPHQHLDVIGPTDQLAARVRDADLTISASGTSTWELLCLGATAGLVCVVDNQEMGYERAIDTGAAAGLGLLSALQADPASAVPILKRLLTDSAERGRLASAGWELVDGRGRERVADALLQLI